From the genome of Ignavibacteriales bacterium, one region includes:
- the mgtE gene encoding magnesium transporter — protein sequence MLSQLLKPEITDLIQNRQFTALKEILIDWVPIDIADLFLSLPENEQAIFFRLLPKDLAADVFEYFDVDAQLNLIQLLGKEDIASILNEMADDDRTALFEEVPPNVVKQMITYLSPEQRKISLQLLGYPENSIGRLMTPDYIAAQQNWTVQETLNFIRVNGKNSETLNVVYVVNEKGVLIDDITIREFLLSPLDDKVSDLMDFTFVSLKVNDDQETAVEVFKKYDRIAFPVTDSSGVLVGIVTVDDVLDIAEEEATEDIQKIAAVEAFDEPYTDISLFKMIKKRAGWLSILFLGEMLTASAMQIFQDEIQRVVLLALFIPLIISSGGNSGSQATTLVIRALALKEITLKSWFFIFKREILTGLVLGIILASIGFVRISVWQSVGHYYGNQWFLLALTVSVSLVGVVTWGTLMGSMLPLIIKKLGFDPATSSAPFVATLVDVTGLIIYFSVALIILL from the coding sequence ATGCTGTCACAGTTACTCAAACCAGAAATAACAGATTTAATTCAAAATAGACAGTTCACTGCCCTCAAAGAAATTCTAATTGATTGGGTACCTATAGATATTGCAGACCTTTTTCTTTCATTACCAGAGAATGAACAAGCAATATTTTTCCGCCTTCTTCCAAAAGATTTGGCTGCCGATGTTTTTGAATATTTTGATGTTGATGCTCAATTAAATTTGATTCAACTTCTTGGTAAAGAAGATATTGCTTCTATACTCAATGAAATGGCCGATGATGATAGAACTGCATTATTCGAAGAAGTCCCGCCAAATGTAGTTAAACAAATGATCACTTATTTATCTCCGGAACAAAGGAAGATCTCATTACAGCTTCTTGGTTATCCGGAAAATAGCATCGGTCGTTTGATGACTCCCGATTACATTGCAGCACAACAGAATTGGACTGTACAAGAAACTCTAAATTTCATTCGAGTCAATGGAAAAAACAGCGAGACACTGAATGTAGTTTATGTAGTAAATGAAAAAGGTGTTTTAATTGATGATATAACAATCCGCGAATTTCTTTTGTCTCCGCTTGATGATAAAGTTAGTGATCTAATGGATTTTACTTTTGTTTCATTAAAGGTAAATGATGATCAAGAAACGGCGGTAGAAGTTTTCAAAAAGTATGATAGAATTGCTTTTCCTGTCACAGACTCAAGCGGCGTACTCGTAGGAATTGTTACTGTAGATGATGTTCTGGATATTGCGGAAGAAGAAGCTACTGAAGATATTCAAAAAATTGCCGCAGTAGAAGCGTTTGACGAGCCCTATACGGACATTTCCTTATTTAAGATGATTAAAAAAAGGGCTGGCTGGTTAAGCATTCTTTTCTTAGGCGAGATGTTAACAGCTTCAGCCATGCAAATTTTTCAGGATGAAATTCAAAGAGTAGTTTTATTGGCTCTTTTTATTCCTCTCATCATTTCCAGCGGTGGAAATTCAGGTTCACAAGCTACAACACTTGTTATTAGAGCACTTGCCTTAAAAGAAATAACTTTAAAAAGCTGGTTCTTCATTTTTAAAAGAGAAATATTAACCGGCTTGGTTTTAGGTATTATTCTTGCTTCAATTGGGTTTGTAAGAATTTCAGTATGGCAATCTGTGGGGCATTATTACGGCAATCAGTGGTTTTTACTTGCACTTACAGTAAGTGTTTCATTAGTAGGTGTTGTTACGTGGGGAACATTAATGGGTTCGATGCTACCATTGATAATTAAGAAACTTGGTTTTGACCCGGCAACTTCTTCTGCTCCTTTTGTTGCAACCCTTGTTGACGTTACCGGATTGATAATTTATTTTTCGGTTGCACTGATTATTTTATTATAG
- the rfbD gene encoding dTDP-4-dehydrorhamnose reductase, protein MISGDLIKKRILIIGSNGMLGQRLAEFFRSDDKIELLCASVENESLIPEVNYKQLDIRQKNEVREIILNFFPDFVINTAAYTNVDKSETDKETAWKINVNGPENIAHYCWTIDAHLIHLSTDYIFDGKNGPYTEVDKPCPISYYGRTKLASENSIRTSGVRFTIIRTNILYGAAKFGRNDFVKWVLTSLSSGQTIRIVTDQIGNPTYIDDIVSAINKVTEFKMEGIYNIGGIEMLSRFDFTQRIAGYFNLDKKLILPILTKDLNQPAHRPLKSGLITLKAETELEYKPKSIETSFQLIKNELNL, encoded by the coding sequence ATGATTAGCGGTGATTTAATAAAAAAGAGAATATTAATAATTGGTTCAAACGGAATGCTGGGGCAGCGGCTTGCTGAATTTTTTCGCTCTGACGATAAAATTGAACTCCTCTGCGCGTCTGTGGAAAATGAATCTCTCATTCCTGAAGTCAATTATAAGCAATTGGACATTAGACAAAAAAATGAAGTTCGCGAAATCATTCTTAACTTCTTTCCGGATTTCGTTATAAATACCGCTGCTTACACCAACGTTGATAAATCTGAAACTGATAAGGAAACTGCATGGAAAATTAATGTTAACGGTCCGGAAAATATTGCACATTACTGCTGGACTATTGACGCACATCTAATTCATTTATCAACGGATTATATTTTTGACGGAAAGAACGGACCTTACACCGAGGTAGATAAACCATGTCCAATTAGTTATTACGGAAGAACTAAACTTGCAAGTGAAAACTCTATCCGGACTAGCGGTGTGCGATTTACAATTATTCGTACAAATATTTTGTATGGAGCTGCTAAATTCGGTCGCAATGATTTTGTTAAATGGGTTTTAACTTCTCTAAGTTCCGGTCAAACAATTCGCATTGTTACAGATCAGATCGGCAACCCAACATATATTGATGATATTGTCTCTGCTATAAATAAAGTAACTGAATTTAAAATGGAAGGAATCTACAACATCGGCGGTATTGAAATGTTGTCAAGATTTGATTTCACACAACGCATTGCCGGATATTTCAATTTAGACAAAAAGTTAATTTTGCCGATCCTTACTAAAGATCTTAACCAACCCGCACATCGCCCTCTAAAATCCGGACTTATTACGCTCAAGGCTGAGACCGAACTTGAATATAAACCAAAATCGATAGAGACAAGTTTCCAGCTTATCAAAAATGAGCTGAATTTATAA
- the eno gene encoding phosphopyruvate hydratase yields MTTIVDVWGREILDSRGNPTVEVEVTLECGVVGRAAVPSGASTGENEAVELRDGDKTRYNGLGVTKAVDNVNNKIADDLIDFDATDQVGIDNFLCELDGTSTKSELGANAILGVSLACAKASAEALGLPLYRYIGGIGARTLPVPMMNILNGGKHADNNVDFQEFMVMPVGAPTFKEALRYGAETFHSLKSVLKKKGYNTAVGDEGGFAPNLKSNEEAITVILEAIEKVGLKAGKDIFIALDPAASEMWDNEKKSYFFFKSDKSYMTPEKMVDYWANWVKQYPIISLEDGMAEFDWDGWKLLTDKVGSKIQLVGDDLFVTNTDYLSKGIELKVANSILIKVNQIGTLTETLDAIEMAKRASYTAVISHRSGETEDTTISDLAVATNCGQIKSGSASRTDRIAKYNQLIRIEEELDTTAIFPGIDAINYSVK; encoded by the coding sequence ATGACAACGATTGTAGATGTATGGGGAAGGGAAATACTTGACTCACGCGGTAACCCAACGGTTGAGGTTGAAGTGACACTGGAATGCGGAGTTGTTGGAAGAGCAGCAGTTCCGAGCGGCGCTTCAACAGGTGAAAATGAAGCTGTAGAATTACGCGACGGTGACAAAACTCGTTACAATGGTTTAGGTGTTACAAAAGCAGTTGATAATGTTAACAACAAAATTGCAGATGATCTAATCGATTTCGATGCAACTGATCAGGTTGGAATTGATAATTTTCTTTGCGAATTGGACGGCACTTCCACAAAATCTGAACTTGGTGCAAATGCGATTCTTGGCGTATCATTAGCCTGTGCAAAAGCTTCTGCAGAAGCACTTGGTCTTCCTTTATACCGTTATATCGGAGGTATAGGCGCTAGAACTTTGCCAGTTCCAATGATGAACATTCTTAATGGCGGCAAGCATGCCGATAACAATGTTGATTTTCAAGAATTTATGGTGATGCCTGTTGGCGCACCCACATTTAAAGAAGCTCTTCGATATGGCGCTGAAACATTTCATTCGCTCAAATCAGTATTAAAAAAGAAAGGTTACAACACTGCGGTTGGTGATGAAGGTGGATTTGCACCAAACTTAAAATCCAATGAAGAAGCAATTACTGTAATTCTTGAAGCAATTGAAAAAGTTGGTTTAAAAGCCGGTAAAGATATTTTCATTGCTCTCGATCCTGCTGCAAGTGAAATGTGGGACAATGAGAAGAAATCTTACTTCTTCTTTAAATCTGATAAGTCTTATATGACTCCGGAAAAAATGGTTGATTACTGGGCAAACTGGGTTAAACAATATCCAATCATTTCCCTTGAAGATGGAATGGCAGAATTTGATTGGGACGGCTGGAAATTATTAACCGATAAAGTCGGCAGCAAAATTCAATTAGTTGGCGATGATCTCTTCGTAACCAATACAGATTATTTATCGAAAGGAATTGAGCTTAAAGTTGCAAATTCCATATTGATAAAAGTAAACCAGATTGGCACGCTCACTGAAACTCTTGATGCAATTGAAATGGCTAAACGAGCAAGTTATACTGCCGTAATATCCCATCGTTCGGGAGAAACGGAAGACACTACAATTTCTGATTTGGCTGTTGCAACAAATTGCGGACAAATTAAATCCGGCTCGGCAAGCAGAACAGATCGTATAGCAAAATACAATCAATTGATTAGAATTGAGGAAGAGTTGGATACAACAGCAATCTTTCCTGGAATTGATGCAATAAATTATTCTGTTAAATAA
- a CDS encoding H-type lectin domain-containing protein yields MKKLLLVVAVLLLFCASSYAQSQVQSSWFYYTKDSPNYTLNTNQGKRMVEFEVNFSKPFDKKPKVVIMPSLLDAEKATQVRYSIRATGISRDGFVLLAEVWGDTQLNAIGGFWLAHTEE; encoded by the coding sequence ATGAAGAAATTATTATTGGTTGTTGCAGTATTATTGTTGTTTTGTGCTAGCTCGTATGCTCAGTCTCAGGTTCAAAGCAGCTGGTTTTATTACACAAAGGATAGCCCAAACTATACACTAAATACGAATCAGGGAAAGAGAATGGTTGAGTTCGAGGTTAATTTTAGCAAACCATTCGATAAGAAACCAAAAGTTGTTATAATGCCGTCTCTTCTTGATGCTGAAAAGGCAACCCAAGTTCGCTATAGTATAAGAGCTACCGGTATTTCCCGTGACGGGTTTGTATTACTTGCAGAAGTTTGGGGCGATACTCAATTAAACGCCATTGGCGGATTCTGGCTTGCTCATACTGAAGAATAA